The following are encoded together in the Candidatus Bipolaricaulota bacterium genome:
- a CDS encoding AMP-binding protein: MTYTKEEYEKELREFRWDIPQDYNIVSVVEKHAEKNPDKVAIFWEDAAGNARQVTFGELVAGAHRFGDALMKLGVRKGDPVIHVLPRVPEAHMVQQGTFVAGGVAVPCSEMLKGKEIAYRAQVSGAKVVVAHVATADEVEKARGDSPLETFILIGGERPGWLSFEELMAEGDPNVKKVPLTVDDPMTINFTSGTTGNPKPVMHKHRWMYCHNRITARYWWDASEEDVIWATTAPGWAKWYWSPVGVGLTTGASQLMYNGRFDAARYMELLEKYKVTKLCATPTEYRLFAQLPDLSKYKLSLKDAVSAGEPLNVEPIEAFKRAFGVTIRDGYGQTESVCLVCNYPGIEVKPGAMGVPTPGTGVTLIDENGNPVPKGEVGEIAVRPDNPAIFDGYWKSPELDKEAFAGGWYRTGDLARMDEDGYLFFEGRADDVILTSGYRIGPFEVEDALVSHPAVVEAAAIAAPDRTRGEIVKAFVILADGYTPSEALVKELQEHVKRVTAPYKYPRAIEFVDELPKTTSGKIKRAELKRREWEGWDRG; encoded by the coding sequence ATGACCTACACCAAAGAGGAGTACGAGAAGGAGTTGCGGGAGTTCAGGTGGGATATCCCCCAGGATTACAACATCGTATCGGTGGTGGAGAAGCACGCGGAGAAGAATCCGGACAAGGTGGCGATCTTCTGGGAGGACGCGGCCGGAAACGCCCGTCAGGTGACGTTCGGTGAGCTTGTGGCTGGAGCGCACCGGTTCGGGGACGCGCTGATGAAACTCGGGGTGCGGAAAGGAGATCCGGTGATCCATGTCCTTCCCCGCGTTCCCGAGGCGCACATGGTGCAACAAGGGACGTTCGTCGCCGGCGGGGTCGCAGTCCCGTGCTCGGAGATGCTCAAAGGGAAGGAGATCGCCTACCGGGCGCAGGTGAGCGGGGCGAAGGTGGTCGTCGCCCACGTCGCGACCGCGGATGAGGTGGAGAAGGCGCGGGGGGATTCTCCTTTGGAGACGTTCATCCTGATCGGAGGGGAGAGGCCCGGATGGCTGTCGTTCGAGGAGCTGATGGCGGAGGGAGACCCCAACGTGAAGAAGGTCCCGCTCACCGTCGATGACCCGATGACGATCAACTTCACCTCGGGGACGACCGGGAACCCGAAACCGGTGATGCACAAGCACCGCTGGATGTACTGCCACAACCGGATCACCGCCAGGTATTGGTGGGACGCATCAGAGGAGGACGTGATCTGGGCGACGACCGCGCCGGGATGGGCGAAGTGGTACTGGAGCCCGGTCGGGGTCGGGCTGACCACCGGAGCGAGCCAGCTCATGTACAACGGCCGGTTCGACGCCGCCCGCTACATGGAGCTGTTGGAGAAGTACAAGGTGACCAAGCTGTGCGCCACCCCAACCGAGTATCGCCTGTTCGCCCAGCTACCGGACCTCTCCAAGTACAAGCTCTCTTTGAAGGACGCCGTATCCGCGGGAGAGCCGCTCAACGTGGAGCCGATCGAGGCGTTCAAGCGCGCGTTCGGGGTGACGATCCGCGACGGCTACGGCCAGACCGAGAGCGTCTGCCTGGTATGCAACTACCCCGGGATCGAGGTGAAGCCGGGGGCGATGGGAGTCCCCACTCCTGGGACAGGGGTGACCTTGATCGACGAGAACGGGAACCCTGTGCCCAAGGGCGAGGTCGGGGAGATCGCGGTGCGGCCGGACAACCCGGCGATCTTCGACGGATACTGGAAATCGCCCGAGCTGGACAAGGAGGCATTCGCCGGTGGCTGGTACCGCACCGGCGACCTGGCGCGGATGGACGAGGACGGGTACCTGTTCTTCGAGGGGCGGGCCGACGACGTCATCCTCACCTCGGGCTACCGCATCGGCCCGTTCGAGGTGGAGGACGCGCTCGTCTCCCACCCGGCGGTGGTCGAGGCAGCGGCGATCGCCGCGCCGGATCGCACCCGGGGCGAGATCGTGAAGGCGTTCGTCATCCTCGCCGACGGATACACCCCGTCGGAAGCGCTGGTGAAGGAGCTGCAGGAGCACGTGAAGCGGGTCACCGCCCCGTACAAGTACCCGCGGGCGATCGAGTTCGTGGATGAGCTTCCCAAGACGACGAGCGGGAAGATCAAGCGGGCCGAACTGAAGCGGCGCGAGTGGGAGGGTTGGGACCGCGGATGA
- the phnE gene encoding phosphonate ABC transporter, permease protein PhnE has translation MKDRYYAGFMTDKPQFLKKFARGFSLIRRRLFVSLTDLIALLYLWTMTSYAVNALFYHVKSYSSLPWWVMLIVVVEATALWENFGVSIGMRLLGLRLSPAADDNLARHFVRYLLWHFSPFFLLPLLWRSDYIPLHERVSGLKTVRVSEVEETPRPWYTRSWSVGMVVILVVTLVTASLITKVDLRALFTGASKTAPVWNKFLHPDLSIVGDGVSLLIVTIYMAFMATLFAVIVAIPLSFFAARNLTHGIIGRTIYMIVRISISITRSIDAIIWAIIFLVWVRVGAFPGVLALFVHSIADLTKLYSERLESIDPGPVEAIRATGANRLQVILYGIIPQIVNPYLSFTLYRWDINVRMATIIGIVGGGGIGQRLIQYMKVWDYRSAGTLMLLIMITVWIIDYTSSRLRARLS, from the coding sequence ATGAAGGATCGATACTATGCCGGTTTCATGACCGACAAGCCTCAGTTCCTCAAGAAATTTGCCCGGGGATTCTCCCTCATCCGCCGCCGACTCTTCGTCTCCCTCACCGACCTTATCGCCCTCCTCTATCTGTGGACGATGACTTCATACGCCGTAAATGCCCTATTTTACCACGTGAAAAGTTATTCGAGCCTTCCCTGGTGGGTGATGCTCATCGTGGTGGTCGAGGCAACTGCCCTGTGGGAAAACTTCGGGGTCTCGATCGGGATGCGCCTTCTCGGGCTACGTCTTTCCCCTGCCGCAGATGATAATTTGGCCCGACACTTTGTGCGTTACCTCCTCTGGCATTTTTCTCCCTTCTTCTTGTTACCACTTTTATGGAGAAGTGACTACATCCCCCTACACGAGCGGGTAAGCGGGCTCAAGACGGTACGGGTAAGCGAGGTCGAAGAAACACCGCGTCCGTGGTACACGCGCAGCTGGTCGGTCGGAATGGTGGTGATCTTGGTAGTCACCTTGGTTACGGCATCGTTGATCACAAAGGTTGACCTTCGTGCCCTGTTCACCGGTGCGTCGAAGACCGCGCCGGTGTGGAATAAGTTCTTACATCCCGATCTTTCAATCGTCGGCGACGGAGTCAGCCTCTTGATCGTCACCATCTATATGGCGTTCATGGCCACCCTGTTTGCGGTCATAGTAGCCATCCCGCTCAGCTTCTTCGCTGCGCGTAACCTCACTCACGGGATTATCGGTCGCACGATCTACATGATCGTGCGGATAAGCATCAGCATCACCCGCTCGATCGACGCGATCATATGGGCGATCATCTTCCTTGTGTGGGTGCGGGTGGGGGCGTTCCCCGGGGTGTTGGCCCTGTTCGTTCATTCGATCGCTGACCTGACCAAGCTCTATTCCGAGAGGTTGGAATCAATCGATCCCGGACCGGTGGAGGCGATCCGCGCCACCGGAGCGAACCGCCTTCAGGTCATCCTGTATGGGATTATTCCGCAGATCGTCAACCCTTACCTATCGTTCACCCTATATCGGTGGGACATCAACGTGCGTATGGCGACGATCATCGGGATCGTCGGCGGAGGCGGGATCGGGCAGCGTTTGATCCAATACATGAAGGTATGGGACTACCGCAGCGCCGGAACGCTCATGCTCCTCATCATGATCACCGTGTGGATAATCGACTACACGTCGTCCCGGCTTCGTGCCCGATTGAGCTAG
- the cdd gene encoding cytidine deaminase, with protein sequence MDDKQLVQLAIEARKNAYCPYSNFPVGAALLCADGTVYTGVNVENASYGLTVCAERVAIFKAVSEGKHDFVKLAVVCNAKRCSPCGACRQVIYEHAPDIEILMGNPNGEFTRTTIQALLPQAFESGDLVPE encoded by the coding sequence ATGGACGACAAGCAGTTGGTGCAGCTGGCGATCGAAGCGCGCAAGAACGCGTACTGCCCGTACTCGAACTTCCCGGTCGGGGCGGCCCTCCTGTGCGCCGATGGGACGGTGTACACCGGCGTTAACGTGGAGAACGCCTCCTACGGGCTGACGGTCTGCGCAGAGAGGGTAGCGATCTTCAAGGCGGTCTCGGAGGGGAAACACGATTTCGTGAAGCTCGCTGTGGTCTGCAATGCAAAGCGCTGCTCCCCATGCGGGGCGTGCCGCCAGGTGATCTACGAGCACGCACCTGACATCGAGATCCTGATGGGAAACCCGAACGGGGAGTTTACCCGGACCACGATCCAGGCGCTCCTCCCTCAGGCGTTCGAATCGGGCGATTTAGTGCCCGAGTGA
- a CDS encoding thymidine phosphorylase, whose product MNTVELIRKKRDGEALTREELEYLISGAVDGSIPDYQITAFLMAVYFQGMDDRETADLTDVMARSGAMNDLSDMPGYPVDKHSTGGVGDTTSLVLIPLLAAAGLVVAKLSGRALGHTGGTIDKLESIPGFRTDLSREEFLRLVRENGLALADHTADMVPADRILYELRDVTATVESLPLIVSSIMSKKIAGGAKGIVLDVKTGAGAFIPEIDESRKLARALVAIGAKLGRRISALITDMSQPLGHMVGNSLEVKEAIDTLKGHGPRDLEELCCALGAELLVFSGQEKDRGRAREYLRGLLHDGSALAKFRTLVEAQGGDVRVIDDPDVLPKARKLVQITAPRAGVVGELNALAIGMAAGLLGAGRTTVDDVIDPAVGIEVVRKIGDGVNAGDVLAVLHVNDAANLTRVREMVTDAYRIVDGPVEPPPLIHERIGGESLGH is encoded by the coding sequence ATGAATACAGTTGAGCTGATACGGAAGAAGCGGGACGGAGAGGCCCTCACGCGGGAGGAGCTCGAATACCTGATCTCCGGGGCGGTGGACGGATCGATCCCCGACTACCAGATCACCGCGTTTCTAATGGCGGTCTATTTTCAAGGGATGGACGACCGCGAGACGGCTGATCTCACCGACGTCATGGCCCGTTCCGGGGCGATGAACGACCTATCCGACATGCCTGGCTACCCGGTGGACAAGCACTCGACCGGTGGGGTGGGAGACACGACTTCACTCGTCCTGATTCCGCTCCTCGCCGCCGCTGGGCTGGTCGTGGCCAAGCTCTCCGGCCGCGCCCTCGGCCACACCGGGGGAACGATCGACAAGCTCGAGTCGATCCCCGGGTTCCGCACTGATCTGTCGCGGGAGGAGTTCCTCAGATTGGTGCGCGAAAATGGCCTCGCCCTCGCCGACCACACCGCGGACATGGTTCCGGCCGATCGGATCCTGTACGAGCTGCGCGATGTCACTGCCACGGTGGAATCCCTCCCCCTCATCGTCTCCTCGATCATGTCGAAGAAGATCGCGGGCGGAGCAAAGGGGATCGTCCTCGACGTGAAGACCGGGGCCGGTGCGTTCATCCCTGAGATCGACGAATCGCGCAAGCTGGCGCGGGCGCTGGTAGCGATCGGAGCAAAGCTCGGGCGGAGGATCTCTGCCCTGATCACCGACATGTCGCAGCCGCTCGGGCACATGGTCGGCAACTCCCTCGAGGTGAAAGAGGCGATCGACACCCTCAAAGGACACGGCCCCCGCGATCTGGAGGAGCTGTGCTGTGCCCTTGGGGCGGAGTTGCTCGTGTTCTCTGGGCAAGAAAAGGATCGGGGACGGGCTAGGGAGTACCTACGCGGGCTTCTGCACGACGGAAGCGCGCTTGCCAAGTTCCGCACCCTGGTCGAGGCCCAGGGTGGTGACGTGCGGGTGATCGACGATCCGGACGTCCTCCCCAAAGCGCGGAAGCTGGTGCAGATCACCGCACCGCGCGCGGGCGTCGTGGGAGAACTGAACGCCCTTGCGATCGGAATGGCGGCCGGACTCCTCGGAGCGGGCCGGACTACCGTGGACGACGTGATCGATCCCGCAGTCGGGATCGAGGTCGTGCGCAAGATCGGAGACGGAGTGAACGCAGGGGATGTCCTCGCGGTCCTCCACGTGAACGATGCCGCCAACCTCACCCGCGTGCGGGAGATGGTGACGGATGCCTACCGGATCGTAGATGGTCCGGTGGAACCGCCCCCGCTCATCCACGAACGGATCGGGGGAGAATCACTCGGGCACTAA